GGGTGCCGAAGCCCCTGGCGTAGGGCACGCCGGCCAGGGTCAGGGTGCGCCCGTCACCGCGCGCCTGCTCGCCGTTGCTGCGGTCTGGTTCAATCGGCCCCCAGCCGTTGGACGCACCCAGCAGGGTCTCGAACGACAGGGTGTTGAGGGCCGCGGTCAGCCGCTGGGGACCGAGGGACCCCGCCGGAGCCGTGTAGGTCCACGGGAAGGACGCGCCGCCCGCGTAGGGGTCCATCTCGGCAGACGAGTCTGGAGTGGTGCCGCAACCGGCAAGCAGCGCGCAGAGGACCACGGCGGACGTGACGGACGGAAAGAGCCTGGCAACGGACATGGCATCACCCCTTGAACTGTTGGTGGGCGAGGCGGGCGGATGGACGCGGCGCGGATGCGGAGGCGCCAGCCGTGTTGGCGCTGCGGCGCTCCTGTCCCAGCCGGCAGGCGTGAGGTTGGACGGCTGCTGCCCGGCTGGAATGGGGTCATGCTGCGCCGAGCCTCATGACCGGGGCATGATCGGGGCCAGGGCGAACTGGACTTCCCGCGCGGCCTTGTCGTGATTTCAGCAACGGCAGGCTAGAGCAGTTGTCCGAATTGCTGCATCAGAAAAAAGACTTCTGATGCCTCCATTCTCTCCTTCGGAGCTGTACCAGGCCCAAATGCTCAGCAAAATCCACTCACTCTCTGCGAGCTGTGCCAGTCCGTTCGGTCAAAAGCAAACAGCCCTTCTGACAAATGCTCTAGAAGCGGTACGTGACCCCCAGATTGACGCCCGGCGTGAACAGCGCCGCTCCGCCATCTCCTGTCCCGATGAACAGCATGCGGGCCTTGCCCTCGGCGAAGTAGCCCCACGGCCCCGCGCCGAAGTCGCCGCGCACCCCGGCCACGCCGCCCAGCAGCCACGCGTAACCCAGCACCGTGCCCACGCTGGGGCCACCGTAGACCTGCAGCCCGCGCCCACCACCCGACGGTGAGAGCAGCAGAGCTGCGTTCACGATGGGCAGCGGGCCGGGGGCATCGGCCAGTGGAATGAGGATGGCCTCGGCGCCCGCGCGCAGGGCCAGATTCACGTTGCCCACGCGGCCCAGCGGCGCGCTGGCCCCGATGGTTACGCCGGGCAGGACGTACAGCTCGGTGCCCAGACCGCCCCAGACGGTGAAGCGGTCCCGCGTGGGCTGAGCCTGGGGCATCTCTGGGAGCTGCGGCACGCTCGGCACCAGTTCGGGCGTCTGCTGCTGGGGCGGCTGAACGAAGATGGGCGTGCCGGGCGCGGTCTGGGCACTGGCGAAGGGAACAGCGGCGAGGGCCAGCGCCAGGGCACGGGTCAGGGTGGGTTTCGACATGCAACGAGAGTAGCGGAGAGCAGAAGGGACGCGGCACAAGAATGGGGAAGAAGGCCCGCAAGCCCCCTCCCCGGCGCAAATCCCCCGGCGCTCCTCAGTGCAGCAGGCCGATGCTGCGGGCGCGGCTGACCGCCTGGGTCCGGTCCCCGGCGTCCAGCTTGGCGTACAGGCGGGCCAGATGGTCCTTGACCGTGTCGGGGCTAACGCCCAGGTTCTTGGCGATTTCCTTGTTGCTGTAGCCCTGGGCCAGCAGCGGCAGCACCTCGGATTCGCGGGGGGTCAGCCGGGGCACGTCCACCTGCGGCAGACGGTCGATTTCCGGGTGGGCCACGATGTCGCGCAGCTGCCGGGCCAGGCTCTCGGGATCGGTTTCCTTGCTGACATAGCCGCGGGCCCCGGCGGCGCGGGCGGCCTGCACGATGGCGGGTTCGGCGAAGGTGGTGATCAGCACGCTGACGACCTGCGGGTGGGTCATGCGCAGCCGCTCGCAGACCTCGATGCCGGTCATGCCGGGCATCTTGATGTCCAGCAGCGCGGCGTCGGGTTGCAGCGTGCGGCAGGCGTCCAGGGCGCTCAGGCCGTCGGCAGCCTCGGCCACCACGTCGAAGCCCTGGTGCATCAGGGCGTACTTGAGGCCCATGCGGAACAGCGGGTGATCGTCGGCGATAACAAGTCTCATGGGGTGACCTCCGGAAGAGTCAGCGTGAAAACGGTGGGCAGGGTGGATGCGGGCGGCGGGGAGGCGGGGTCCTGGGAGGACAGCTCGTGGGGTTGGTGGGAGTAGTGCAACCCGCCGCCGTGCGCCTCGGCGATGCGGCGGGCGATGAACAGCCCCAGCCCGGCGGTGCCGGCGGTGTACTGCTGGCCGGCGATGGTGGTGGGCTGCGAGGTAAACGGCTGCGCCAGTTGTGCCAGTGAGCCGCCCAGGCCGGGGCCGTCGTCGGCCACCACCAGCCCACTGGGTGTGACCCGCAGTTC
This window of the Deinococcus radiopugnans ATCC 19172 genome carries:
- a CDS encoding response regulator transcription factor, whose amino-acid sequence is MRLVIADDHPLFRMGLKYALMHQGFDVVAEAADGLSALDACRTLQPDAALLDIKMPGMTGIEVCERLRMTHPQVVSVLITTFAEPAIVQAARAAGARGYVSKETDPESLARQLRDIVAHPEIDRLPQVDVPRLTPRESEVLPLLAQGYSNKEIAKNLGVSPDTVKDHLARLYAKLDAGDRTQAVSRARSIGLLH